A region of Lacinutrix sp. Hel_I_90 DNA encodes the following proteins:
- a CDS encoding metallophosphoesterase codes for MLRWTIFSAFYILFTVYGFQAIKTIGKSIWLNYIFVILAVIVAGNFIYQFSIASEGRVITGVKSYAFGVLLAFVALNIVITLILFAEDILRFVMGAYYKFFSTEKDFYLPSRRKFISTVALGLAALPFGSLLYGMIQGRYNFKVLKYTLHFEDLPEAFDGYKITQLSDIHSGSFDNKKKIEYAVDLVNEQESDAILFTGDLVNNFAAEMIPWKETFTKLKAKDGIFSVLGNHDYGDYVNWDSDALKQKNLEELYSIQKEIGFDLMLNESRFIEKDGQRIAIVGVENWGKGGFKKAGDLRKATENIKADDFKILLSHDPSHWEAEVIDDQYHYHLTLSGHTHGMQFGIEIPGWIKWSPVEWRYKHWAGIYEEKGQYINVNRGFGYLAYPGRVGIWPEITVIELKKGSKEA; via the coding sequence ATGCTACGTTGGACTATTTTTAGTGCGTTTTATATTTTGTTTACGGTTTACGGCTTTCAAGCTATAAAAACCATAGGCAAGTCTATTTGGTTAAATTATATTTTTGTAATTCTAGCAGTGATTGTTGCGGGTAATTTTATTTACCAGTTTTCAATAGCTTCAGAAGGTCGTGTCATTACAGGAGTAAAAAGTTATGCGTTTGGCGTTTTGTTGGCTTTTGTAGCACTAAATATTGTTATAACTCTTATTTTATTTGCTGAAGATATCCTTCGTTTTGTAATGGGGGCTTATTATAAGTTTTTTAGTACTGAAAAAGACTTCTACCTACCCTCAAGAAGAAAGTTTATAAGTACTGTAGCACTAGGCTTAGCGGCGCTTCCTTTTGGCTCACTTTTATACGGGATGATTCAAGGACGCTATAATTTTAAAGTATTGAAGTATACCTTACATTTTGAAGATTTGCCAGAAGCATTCGATGGTTATAAAATAACGCAGTTGAGTGATATTCATTCGGGTAGTTTTGATAATAAAAAGAAGATTGAATATGCTGTAGACTTGGTAAATGAACAAGAAAGTGATGCTATTTTATTTACAGGAGATCTGGTGAATAATTTTGCAGCAGAAATGATTCCTTGGAAAGAAACGTTTACTAAGTTAAAGGCTAAGGATGGCATTTTTTCTGTTTTAGGAAATCACGATTATGGGGATTATGTAAATTGGGATTCAGATGCTTTAAAACAAAAAAATCTTGAAGAATTATATAGTATTCAAAAAGAAATAGGTTTCGATTTAATGCTCAATGAAAGCCGCTTTATTGAAAAAGACGGACAAAGAATAGCCATAGTTGGTGTCGAGAATTGGGGAAAAGGAGGCTTTAAAAAAGCGGGAGATCTCCGTAAAGCTACTGAAAACATAAAGGCAGACGATTTTAAAATACTCTTGAGTCATGATCCATCACATTGGGAGGCAGAAGTTATTGATGACCAATACCATTATCATTTAACGTTAAGCGGCCATACCCATGGGATGCAGTTTGGTATTGAGATTCCAGGTTGGATTAAATGGAGCCCTGTAGAATGGCGTTATAAACATTGGGCAGGAATTTATGAAGAAAAAGGACAGTATATTAATGTTAATCGTGGGTTTGGCTACTTAGCGTACCCTGGAAGAGTGGGTATTTGGCCAGAAATAACCGTAATAGAACTTAAAAAAGGATCTAAAGAAGCTTAA
- a CDS encoding co-chaperone YbbN: protein MSKFGELIDVNIPVLLDFFTEWNEQSTAMHPVLRDVAAALGDKAKVIKIDVDKNKELCEALRVKGLPTLIIYKNGEMKWRQSGEQDANTLIGIVKQFI, encoded by the coding sequence ATGTCAAAATTTGGTGAATTAATTGATGTTAATATTCCTGTTCTGCTAGACTTTTTTACCGAATGGAATGAACAATCTACAGCAATGCATCCCGTACTCCGTGATGTTGCTGCTGCACTTGGCGATAAGGCTAAAGTGATTAAAATTGATGTTGATAAGAATAAAGAATTATGTGAAGCGCTAAGAGTTAAAGGCCTTCCAACACTCATTATCTATAAAAATGGAGAGATGAAATGGCGCCAAAGTGGCGAACAAGATGCCAATACTTTAATTGGCATCGTAAAACAATTTATTTAA
- a CDS encoding copper homeostasis protein CutC, translated as MKLEICANSYQSAKNAQEAGAHRIELCCELAIGGITPSYGLLKKVIETLTIETGVLIRPRSGNFTYSEDEFEIMKTNIELSKTLGVSGIVSGVLNADNTIDLKRTEELIALSEPLTFTFHRAFDWVPNPEEAMMQLIALGAQRILTSGQNSSAEKGLLQLKKLKEKAKGRISILPGGGISVENAMLFKKAGFKEIHASLTQLEKVNNEPQISMNSPSHFNETHRALSDTKKIKQLLSQLINE; from the coding sequence ATGAAATTAGAAATTTGTGCCAACTCATACCAGTCGGCAAAAAACGCTCAAGAAGCAGGTGCTCATCGTATAGAATTATGTTGCGAATTAGCCATTGGTGGCATCACACCAAGTTATGGTTTACTTAAAAAAGTGATAGAAACCTTGACTATTGAAACTGGGGTTTTAATTCGGCCAAGAAGTGGAAATTTCACGTATTCTGAGGATGAATTTGAGATTATGAAAACCAATATCGAACTCTCCAAAACATTGGGCGTTTCTGGTATTGTTTCAGGCGTTTTGAATGCAGATAATACCATAGATTTAAAAAGAACAGAAGAATTAATAGCACTTTCAGAACCTTTAACATTCACTTTTCATCGCGCTTTCGATTGGGTACCGAATCCAGAAGAAGCCATGATGCAATTAATAGCTCTTGGAGCTCAGCGGATACTTACCTCAGGGCAAAATAGTTCAGCTGAAAAAGGATTGCTTCAACTTAAAAAACTAAAAGAAAAAGCAAAGGGCAGAATAAGTATTCTCCCTGGCGGAGGTATTTCTGTAGAAAACGCAATGCTATTTAAAAAGGCAGGATTTAAGGAGATTCATGCGTCTTTAACGCAACTTGAAAAAGTAAATAATGAACCACAAATCTCAATGAATAGCCCCTCCCATTTTAATGAAACACATCGTGCGCTTTCAGATACAAAAAAAATAAAACAACTTTTAAGTCAACTTATAAATGAATAG
- a CDS encoding glycoside hydrolase family 2 protein has protein sequence MNRILVFVLLLVCFSCKRGNTPITVELSKDWTFKNVKDTSWLTAEVPGEVHMDLFRNKIIEAPFVGNNELDLQWVSKEDWAYKTTFSVTDKILLKKHLELNFKGLDTYASVYLNDSLILETKNAFRGYKVDVKSFLKDENELRVVFKSTSIAEEKEKARLSYELPEGNRVFTRKPQFQYGWDWGPQFNTMGISEPIELIAWDDYKIENFYVEQSVLNDSVADLIFRISYKTVIEDRLTYEFYINDTLELIQYDEAKDKSTRFPFQIKNPKKWWPHNIGAPYLYDVKCVVKKGNQILDSISVKKGLRTIELVTEKDSIGASFYFKVNEVPVYAKGANYIPQNSFQNQVKKDHYETLLSAVVEANMNMLRVWGGGIYERDIFYDLCDEKGILVWQDFMFACAMYPGDEAFLENVKIEAEQQVKRLRNHASIALWCGNNESSEGWRRWGWQSNRGEEERAEIWNNYLKLFDSILPEIVASNTSTPYWESSPSYGRGNPKYKTEGDAHDWGIWHDEYPFEHLQDNVPRFMSEFGFQSFPSYEAIKFINANDSISIASPAFSTHQKHARGFSIIENYMARDFPVPTNDEDYVYVSQLLQAHGITMGIEAQRRAKPYTMGTLYWQLNDCWPVASWSSIDFMGNWKALHYKAKHSFDNVLVSLRVQNDILKTYVVNDNLKPENGTLKTRILDFKGNELYAFSKVIGVKPLVSALQTEINLKALNLKASEVVVVSEFQNKKRLFYLVKPKDLKLSKADIQQKITKTTDGFSIELYSKALQKDVFLISESKGHFSDNFFDLLPNETKVIYFKTKALQLKYLKIKTFNKLLR, from the coding sequence ATGAATAGAATTTTGGTGTTTGTATTGCTTCTTGTTTGCTTTTCTTGCAAAAGAGGGAATACTCCAATAACTGTAGAACTTTCTAAAGACTGGACTTTTAAAAACGTCAAAGACACCTCTTGGTTAACGGCCGAAGTGCCAGGAGAAGTTCATATGGATTTGTTTAGAAATAAAATTATTGAAGCCCCCTTCGTTGGTAATAATGAGTTAGACTTACAGTGGGTTTCTAAAGAAGACTGGGCGTATAAAACCACTTTTAGTGTTACCGACAAAATTCTGTTAAAAAAACATTTAGAACTTAATTTTAAAGGATTAGATACCTATGCCAGTGTTTATTTAAACGATAGTTTAATTTTAGAAACTAAGAATGCTTTTAGAGGTTATAAAGTAGATGTAAAGTCATTTTTAAAAGACGAAAATGAGTTAAGAGTGGTTTTTAAAAGCACTTCAATTGCTGAAGAAAAAGAGAAGGCAAGATTGTCCTATGAGTTGCCAGAAGGAAACCGCGTATTTACTAGAAAACCTCAGTTTCAATACGGTTGGGATTGGGGACCGCAATTTAATACGATGGGAATTTCTGAGCCTATTGAATTGATTGCTTGGGATGATTATAAAATAGAAAATTTTTACGTAGAACAATCCGTTTTAAATGATTCCGTTGCTGATTTGATTTTTCGGATAAGCTATAAAACAGTAATTGAAGACCGATTAACCTATGAGTTTTACATAAACGACACCTTAGAATTAATACAATATGATGAGGCTAAAGACAAGTCTACTAGATTTCCTTTCCAAATTAAAAACCCAAAAAAATGGTGGCCACATAACATTGGAGCACCTTATTTATACGATGTAAAATGTGTCGTCAAAAAAGGAAATCAAATTTTAGACAGCATTAGTGTAAAAAAGGGATTGCGAACCATTGAATTAGTTACCGAAAAAGACAGTATTGGTGCCTCGTTTTATTTTAAAGTGAATGAGGTTCCCGTTTATGCAAAAGGCGCTAATTATATTCCGCAAAACAGTTTTCAAAATCAAGTAAAAAAGGACCATTATGAAACCCTATTAAGCGCTGTTGTAGAAGCCAATATGAATATGCTTCGTGTTTGGGGTGGTGGCATTTATGAACGTGATATTTTTTATGATTTATGTGACGAAAAAGGCATTTTAGTTTGGCAAGATTTTATGTTCGCCTGTGCTATGTATCCTGGTGATGAAGCGTTTTTAGAAAACGTAAAAATAGAAGCCGAGCAACAAGTAAAACGTTTACGAAACCACGCCAGTATCGCCTTGTGGTGTGGTAATAATGAAAGCAGTGAAGGTTGGAGGCGTTGGGGATGGCAAAGTAATAGGGGGGAAGAAGAGAGAGCAGAAATATGGAATAATTACTTAAAGTTATTTGATAGTATATTACCTGAAATAGTCGCTAGCAATACAAGTACGCCGTATTGGGAAAGTTCTCCAAGTTATGGTCGGGGGAATCCGAAATACAAAACGGAAGGTGATGCGCACGACTGGGGCATCTGGCATGACGAATACCCCTTTGAACATTTACAGGATAATGTGCCGCGTTTTATGAGTGAGTTTGGGTTTCAATCCTTCCCTAGTTACGAGGCGATAAAGTTTATTAATGCTAATGACAGTATTTCGATTGCCTCTCCGGCATTTTCAACACACCAAAAACATGCGCGTGGCTTTTCAATTATTGAAAATTATATGGCACGTGATTTCCCAGTACCAACTAACGATGAAGATTATGTTTATGTGAGTCAATTATTGCAAGCGCACGGCATCACTATGGGTATTGAGGCGCAAAGAAGAGCAAAACCATACACTATGGGAACGCTCTATTGGCAGTTGAACGATTGTTGGCCGGTAGCGTCATGGTCAAGTATCGATTTTATGGGTAACTGGAAAGCACTACATTATAAAGCAAAACATAGTTTTGACAATGTTTTGGTCTCGTTAAGAGTGCAAAACGATATTTTAAAAACCTATGTTGTAAATGATAATTTAAAACCAGAAAACGGAACTTTAAAAACTAGAATTTTAGATTTTAAGGGAAATGAACTGTATGCCTTTTCAAAAGTTATAGGTGTTAAGCCATTAGTAAGTGCATTGCAAACTGAAATAAATTTAAAAGCACTGAATTTAAAGGCCTCAGAAGTTGTTGTGGTTTCAGAATTTCAAAATAAAAAGCGTCTGTTTTACCTGGTAAAACCAAAAGATTTAAAATTATCTAAAGCTGACATTCAGCAAAAAATAACGAAGACTACAGATGGTTTTTCTATTGAATTGTACTCAAAAGCACTTCAAAAAGACGTGTTTTTAATATCAGAATCTAAAGGTCATTTTAGTGATAATTTTTTCGACTTACTTCCAAATGAAACTAAGGTGATTTATTTTAAAACAAAAGCCCTCCAGCTCAAATATTTAAAAATCAAAACGTTTAACAAATTACTAAGATAA